From a single Candidatus Defluviilinea gracilis genomic region:
- a CDS encoding type II toxin-antitoxin system HicB family antitoxin — translation MRYPVVIHKDPNSDYGVTVPDIAGCFSAGATLDEALSEVVEAIEAHLEGMLIDGEAIPTPQTIEYHQNNPDYADGVWAVVSVDAAKLSGKSKRVNITLPERVLNLMDKFASENGETRSGLITQATLEYIASHEGTAE, via the coding sequence ATGCGCTATCCAGTTGTCATTCACAAAGACCCTAACAGCGATTACGGCGTGACCGTTCCAGATATAGCAGGATGTTTTAGCGCGGGCGCAACTCTCGATGAAGCATTATCGGAAGTTGTCGAAGCGATTGAGGCTCATTTGGAGGGGATGCTGATTGACGGGGAAGCCATCCCCACGCCTCAAACCATCGAATATCACCAAAACAATCCCGACTATGCCGACGGCGTTTGGGCGGTAGTTTCAGTGGATGCGGCGAAACTTTCGGGCAAGTCGAAGCGGGTAAACATCACGTTGCCCGAACGAGTGTTGAACTTGATGGATAAATTCGCCTCCGAGAATGGAGAAACCCGTTCAGGGTTAATCACTCAGGCGACTCTCGAATACATCGCGTCGCACGAGGGGACTGCAGAATAA
- a CDS encoding type II toxin-antitoxin system HicA family toxin → MNSRDIITKLKADGWSLVHVRGSHHHFKHPVKPGRVTVPHPKRDLPIGTLRSIYRQAGWSWSEKK, encoded by the coding sequence ATGAACAGCCGCGACATTATCACAAAACTCAAAGCAGACGGCTGGTCACTTGTGCATGTGCGCGGCAGTCACCATCATTTCAAACATCCTGTCAAACCAGGCAGGGTGACTGTCCCCCACCCGAAAAGGGACTTGCCAATCGGCACCCTTCGCAGTATTTATCGTCAGGCAGGTTGGTCCTGGTCAGAGAAAAAGTGA